The following are from one region of the Vanessa atalanta chromosome 5, ilVanAtal1.2, whole genome shotgun sequence genome:
- the LOC125064219 gene encoding UPF0691 protein C9orf116 isoform X2 yields MSQEEQPKNVSNREVQPGFCSATCTDRASLRQEINKSELKTSDLFHTCNLPKRFEHPHWFNGYGCQVSKQHPFYRTSASEYGWYPPGWHSVPTVYFPKNQEFSNFLAGAGMYRNYSLNTSKDPSQLN; encoded by the exons aTGAGTCAGGAAGAGCAACCTAAAAATGTATCCAACCGAGAGGTTCAGCCTGGTTTCTGTTCTGCAACTTGCACCGATAGGGCAAGTCTTCGACAGGAAATAAATAAGTCTGAACTAAAGACATCGGATCTGTTTCATACATGTAATCTGCCGAAGAGATTTGAGCATCCTC ATTGGTTCAACGGATATGGATGTCAAGTTAGTAAGCAGCATCCATTTTACAGAACGTCAGCGAGCGAATACGGATGGTATCCGCCtg GCTGGCACTCGGTTCCCACAGTGTATTTTCCAAAAAACCAAGAATTTTCTAATTTTCTGGCGGGTGCAGGCATGTACCGCAACTATTCACTCAACACATCGAAGGATCCGTCGCAGTTGAATTAA
- the LOC125064219 gene encoding UPF0691 protein C9orf116 isoform X1 — protein sequence MSQEEQPKNVSNREVQPGFCSATCTDRASLRQEINKSELKTSDLFHTCNLPKRFEHPHWFNGYGCQVSKQHPFYRTSASEYGWYPPGYYSVPSVFFPAGQTFTNRLAAAGMYRNYSLNTGMDPVAYR from the exons aTGAGTCAGGAAGAGCAACCTAAAAATGTATCCAACCGAGAGGTTCAGCCTGGTTTCTGTTCTGCAACTTGCACCGATAGGGCAAGTCTTCGACAGGAAATAAATAAGTCTGAACTAAAGACATCGGATCTGTTTCATACATGTAATCTGCCGAAGAGATTTGAGCATCCTC ATTGGTTCAACGGATATGGATGTCAAGTTAGTAAGCAGCATCCATTTTACAGAACGTCAGCGAGCGAATACGGATGGTATCCGCCtg GATACTACTCGGTGCCTTCTGTGTTCTTTCCCGCCGGTCAAACCTTCACTAACCGTCTCGCAGCTGCAGGCATGTATCGCAACTACAGCCTTAACACTGGCATGGATCCCGTTGCCTACCGTTAA